A genomic stretch from Carcharodon carcharias isolate sCarCar2 chromosome 27 unlocalized genomic scaffold, sCarCar2.pri SUPER_27_unloc_1, whole genome shotgun sequence includes:
- the LOC121273775 gene encoding LOW QUALITY PROTEIN: zinc finger protein 256-like (The sequence of the model RefSeq protein was modified relative to this genomic sequence to represent the inferred CDS: substituted 2 bases at 2 genomic stop codons) yields MHQRVHTGERPFSCSVCGKGFNRSSTLLRHQTIHIGEGPFICSDCGKGFTQLSSLQTHQRVHTEERPFTCSECGQEFSQSSHLLTHRQVHTGERPFTCSECGQKFSQSSHLLTHRXVHTGERPFTCSECGKGFTRSSQLLTHQXVHTGERPFTCSECGKGFTDSSYLLIHQRVHTGKRPFTYSACGKGFSQSSQLLTHRRVHTGERPFTWSECGKGFTDSSALQKHRRVHTGERPFTCSECGKGFTQVSNLLSHQWVHK; encoded by the coding sequence atgcaccagcgagttcacactggagaaagGCCGTTCAGCTGCAgtgtatgtgggaagggattcaaccGTTCGTCTACTTTGCTGAGACACCAGACAATTCACATTGGGGAggggccattcatctgctctgattgtgggaagggattcactcagttatccagcctgcagacacaccagcgagttcacactgaggagaggccgttcacctgctctgagtgtgggcaGGAATTCAGTCAGTCATCACACCTTCTGACACACAGgcaagttcacaccggggagaggccgttcacctgctctgaatgtgggcaGAAATTCAGTCAGTCATCCCATCTTCTGACACACAggtgagttcacaccggggagaggccgttcacctgctctgagtgtgggaagggtttcactcggtcatcccaacTGTtgacacaccagtgagttcacactggggagagaccgttcacctgctctgagtgtggaaagggattcactgattcatccTACCTGCTGatacatcagcgagttcacactgggaagagaccattcacctaCTCCgcatgtggaaagggattcagtcagtcatCCCAACTGCTGACACACCgacgagttcacaccggggagaggcccttCACTTggtctgaatgtgggaagggattcactgattcatcTGCACTGCAGAAGCACCgacgagttcacaccggggagaggcccttcacctgctccgagtgtgggaagggcttCACTCAGGTATCCAACTTGCTGAGCCACCAATGGGTTCACAAGTGA